A genomic region of Daphnia carinata strain CSIRO-1 chromosome 5, CSIRO_AGI_Dcar_HiC_V3, whole genome shotgun sequence contains the following coding sequences:
- the LOC130695835 gene encoding Y+L amino acid transporter 2-like isoform X2, protein MGEKIEPKYDEVPQNEENAGKDKEETEGGAVRLQAKMSLLNGVTVIVGSIIGSGIFISPTGVLVQSGSVNLALIVWVVSGIFSMIGAYCYAELGCMIKKSGADYAYIMETFGPFLAFIRLWVECMIVRPCSQAIVALTFSIYILTPFFPECSPPTESVRLLAAACICILTFINCWDVKWSTFVQDTFTYAKLVALFIIIGTGAYQLCTGHTEYFTFENTETDFTKISLAFYSGLFAYNGWNYLNFVIEELQDPVRNLPRAIAISLITVTVTYVLTNVAFYTTLSPLEVRGSTAVAVTFAERLYGPMAWIIPVFVAMSTFGAVNGILLTSSRLFYAGACEKQMPEILTMIQISRLTPTPAVLCIALLSLLYLMSDNVYSLINYVGFATWLSIGLAVVCVPYLRWKRPDLERPIRVNLIFPIIYIIATIFITVVPCIASPLDTGRGALMILTGVPVYFIFIYWKNKPPCIRRALSLFTVTLQKVMVVVSPE, encoded by the exons atgggggaaaaaatagAACCGAAATACGATGAAGTACCccaaaatgaagaaaatgcaGGCAAGgacaaagaagaaacggaAGGAGGCGCCGTCCGGTTGCAAGCCAAGATGAGTCTTCTAAACG GTGTAACCGTTATCGTTGGCAGTATAATCGGTTCCGGAATTTTCATCTCCCCGACCGGTGTTTTAGTTCAAAGTGGAAGCGTGAATCTTGCATTGATCGTTTGGGTTGTATCGG GTATCTTCTCGATGATTGGAGCCTACTGCTACGCCGAATTGGGTTGTATGATTAAGAAGTCTGGTGCCGATTACGCTTACATTATGGAAACATTTGGCCCATTTTTGGCATTCATCCGCCTTTGGGTAGAATGCATGATTGTGAGACCGTGCTCACAG GCCATCGTGGCATTGACCTTTTCAATCTATATTTTGACACCCTTTTTCCCAGAGTGCAGTCCGCCAACAGAATCG GTTCGACTATTAGCAGCTGCTTGCATTT GTATTCTAACATTCATTAACTGCTGGGATGTGAAATGGTCAACTTTTGTGCAAGATACGTTCACGTACGCTAAACTCGTGGCACTgttcattattattggaaCTGGAGCCTACCAACTCTGCACCG GCCACACTGAATACTTTACGTTTGAAAACACGGAAACCGATTTTACGAAGATTTCCCTGGCATTCTATTCCGGATTATTTGCCTACAACGGTTGGAATTATCTTAATTTCGTTATTGAAGAACTCCAAGATCCAGTCAG gAATCTTCCACGAGCCATTGCCATTTCTCTCATCACGGTCACGGTTACCTACGTCCTTACAAATGTGGCTTTCTACACGACCCTATCTCCACTTGAAGTACGAGGATCAACCGCCGTTGCCGTG ACATTTGCGGAACGTCTGTACGGTCCCATGGCGTGGATTATTCCCGTGTTTGTGGCAATGTCTACGTTTGGAGCTGTCAATGGAATATTATTGACCTCTTCCAG GTTGTTCTACGCCGGAGCCTGTGAAAAGCAAATGCCAGAAATTCTCACCATGATTCAGATTTCACGATTGACGCCCACTCCAGCTGTTCTTTGCATAGCATTGCTTTCGCTCTTATATTTGATGTCCGACAATGTTTACAGTCTCATCAATTACGTTGGATTCGCAACATGG TTAAGCATAGGTTTAGCAGTGGTTTGCGTTCCATACCTACGGTGGAAACGGCCTGATTTGGAACGTCCGATTCGAGTTAATCTCATTTTTCCTATCATTTACATCATCGCAACAATCTTCATCACGGTTGTGCCGTGTATTGCTTCTCCATTAGATACGG GACGCGGAGCGTTAATGATATTAACGGGCGTCCCAGTTTACTTTATATTCATTTACTGGAAAAACAAGCCACCATGTATCCGTAGGGCACTGT CCTTGTTTACTGTCACTCTCCAGAAGGTGATGGTTGTGGTCAGCCCCGAATGA
- the LOC130695835 gene encoding Y+L amino acid transporter 2-like isoform X1: MGEKIEPKYDEVPQNEENAGKDKEETEGGAVRLQAKMSLLNGVTVIVGSIIGSGIFISPTGVLVQSGSVNLALIVWVVSGIFSMIGAYCYAELGCMIKKSGADYAYIMETFGPFLAFIRLWVECMIVRPCSQAIVALTFSIYILTPFFPECSPPTESVRLLAAACICILTFINCWDVKWSTFVQDTFTYAKLVALFIIIGTGAYQLCTGHTEYFTFENTETDFTKISLAFYSGLFAYNGWNYLNFVIEELQDPVRNLPRAIAISLITVTVTYVLTNVAFYTTLSPLEVRGSTAVAVTFAERLYGPMAWIIPVFVAMSTFGAVNGILLTSSRLFYAGACEKQMPEILTMIQISRLTPTPAVLCIALLSLLYLMSDNVYSLINYVGFATWLSIGLAVVCVPYLRWKRPDLERPIRVNLIFPIIYIIATIFITVVPCIASPLDTGRGALMILTGVPVYFIFIYWKNKPPCIRRALFAFTVFMQKIMVVVGAEEPTRV, encoded by the exons atgggggaaaaaatagAACCGAAATACGATGAAGTACCccaaaatgaagaaaatgcaGGCAAGgacaaagaagaaacggaAGGAGGCGCCGTCCGGTTGCAAGCCAAGATGAGTCTTCTAAACG GTGTAACCGTTATCGTTGGCAGTATAATCGGTTCCGGAATTTTCATCTCCCCGACCGGTGTTTTAGTTCAAAGTGGAAGCGTGAATCTTGCATTGATCGTTTGGGTTGTATCGG GTATCTTCTCGATGATTGGAGCCTACTGCTACGCCGAATTGGGTTGTATGATTAAGAAGTCTGGTGCCGATTACGCTTACATTATGGAAACATTTGGCCCATTTTTGGCATTCATCCGCCTTTGGGTAGAATGCATGATTGTGAGACCGTGCTCACAG GCCATCGTGGCATTGACCTTTTCAATCTATATTTTGACACCCTTTTTCCCAGAGTGCAGTCCGCCAACAGAATCG GTTCGACTATTAGCAGCTGCTTGCATTT GTATTCTAACATTCATTAACTGCTGGGATGTGAAATGGTCAACTTTTGTGCAAGATACGTTCACGTACGCTAAACTCGTGGCACTgttcattattattggaaCTGGAGCCTACCAACTCTGCACCG GCCACACTGAATACTTTACGTTTGAAAACACGGAAACCGATTTTACGAAGATTTCCCTGGCATTCTATTCCGGATTATTTGCCTACAACGGTTGGAATTATCTTAATTTCGTTATTGAAGAACTCCAAGATCCAGTCAG gAATCTTCCACGAGCCATTGCCATTTCTCTCATCACGGTCACGGTTACCTACGTCCTTACAAATGTGGCTTTCTACACGACCCTATCTCCACTTGAAGTACGAGGATCAACCGCCGTTGCCGTG ACATTTGCGGAACGTCTGTACGGTCCCATGGCGTGGATTATTCCCGTGTTTGTGGCAATGTCTACGTTTGGAGCTGTCAATGGAATATTATTGACCTCTTCCAG GTTGTTCTACGCCGGAGCCTGTGAAAAGCAAATGCCAGAAATTCTCACCATGATTCAGATTTCACGATTGACGCCCACTCCAGCTGTTCTTTGCATAGCATTGCTTTCGCTCTTATATTTGATGTCCGACAATGTTTACAGTCTCATCAATTACGTTGGATTCGCAACATGG TTAAGCATAGGTTTAGCAGTGGTTTGCGTTCCATACCTACGGTGGAAACGGCCTGATTTGGAACGTCCGATTCGAGTTAATCTCATTTTTCCTATCATTTACATCATCGCAACAATCTTCATCACGGTTGTGCCGTGTATTGCTTCTCCATTAGATACGG GACGCGGAGCGTTAATGATATTAACGGGCGTCCCAGTTTACTTTATATTCATTTACTGGAAAAACAAGCCACCATGTATCCGTAGGGCACTGT TTGCCTTTACAGTCTTCATGCAGAAGATTATGGTTGTCGTTGGAGCTGAAGAGCCGACCCGGGTGTAA
- the LOC130695838 gene encoding pre-mRNA-splicing factor RBM22-like has protein sequence MALSKSSNTYGRTSWEDSEFPILCPTCLGDNPYVRMMKEKFGSECKICVRPFTTFRWCPGARMRFKKTEICQTCAKLKNVCQTCLLDLEYGLPIQVRDQALNIKDNIAKSDVNKEYFIQNAEKQLSATDHGVPGAAGGPGKSHPPSDLLMKLARTAPYYRRNLPHICSFWVKGECKRGEECPYRHEKPTDPDDPLADQNIKDRYYGTNDPVAEKLMRRAATLPRLDPPEDKSITTLYVGNIGEKMLEKELRDHFYQYGEIRSITIVSRQQCAFVTYVTRSAAELAAEGTFNKLIIQNRRLVIRWGKSQGKQNIPGTTNTEAGARFEPVPGLPRALPHPEELEHNFFNLTPTTSAFPSPYPQYAPPTYPLMAPPPPNPTPNQPELPSFLVEGQSGIHYPSQDPTRLGAINKTRQT, from the exons ATGGCGCTGTCGAAATCATCAAACACTTATGGACGAACAAGTTGGGAAGACTCG GAGTTTCCGATTCTTTGTCCCACATGTCTGGGTGACAACCCCTACGTACGGATG atgaaagaaaagtttGGTAGTGAATGCAAGATCTGTGTCAGACCTTTTACAACTTTCCGATGGTGCCCTGGTGCACGTATGCGCTtcaagaaaacagaaatttgTCAGACATGTGCAAAATTGAAGAATGTTTGTCAGACATGTTTACTAGATCTTGAATATGGACTTCCTATTCAAGTCAGAGACCAGGCCCTTAACATCAAGGACAACATTGCTAAATCTGATGTGAACAAGGaatattttattcaaaatgcAGAAAAACAG TTGTCTGCAACTGACCATGGTGTCCCTGGTGCTGCAGGTGGTCCAGGGAAAAGTCACCCTCCTTCAGATCTCCTGATGAAGCTGGCCCGCACAGCACCTTATTACAGAAGGAACTTACCTCACATTTGCTCTTTCTGGGTGAAAGGAGAATGTAAAAGAGGAGAGGAATGTCCTTACCGTCACGAAAAACCAACAGATCCAGATGATCCATTAGCAGATCAGAATATCAAAGATCGTTATTATGGCACAAATGATCCCGTGGCAGAAAAACTAATGCGTCGAGCGGCCACGCTTCCTCGTTTAGACCCTCCCGAAGACAAGTCTATTACCACATTGTATGTGGGTAACATTGGCGAGAAGATGCTAGAAAAAGAACTGCGTGATCATTTTTATCAATATGGAGAAATTCGTTCCATCACCATCGTTTCGCGACAGCAATGTGCGTTCGTTACGTATGTTACGCGTTCAGCTGCAGAGCTAGCTGCCGAAGGAACCTTCAATAAATTAATTATacag AATCGCCGTCTTGTCATACGCTGGGGTAAATCTCAAGGTAAGCAGAATATACCTGGAACGACAAACACCGAAGCTGGTGCTCGTTTCGAACCTGTGCCCGGGCTGCCACGGGCTTTGCCTCACCCAGAAGAACTGGAGcataattttttcaatttaactCCCACAACTAGTGCGTTCCCATCTCCTTATCCACAATATGCGCCACCTACCTATCCATTAATGGCTCCTCCACCACCTAACCCTACGCCTAATCAGCCCGAACTTCCAAGTTTTCTTGTCGAGGGTCAATCTGGCATTCACTATCCTTCTCAAGATCCGACCCGTCTTGGAGCGATTAACAAGACGAGACAAACCTAA
- the LOC130695840 gene encoding renalase-like translates to MISTKMPKILIAGSGITGSLVAASLLQQAKENVANQLQLSIWEKAKGTGGRMSTSRSPHNSSCVADLGAQYITCKPYYAQEHSKEYEELLSKGVLEPLKISINNCHEHEPGTKHYVAPNGMSSIAKYFISQSGCQPEFEHHISTITKEDNKWSVSTLQGKVELFDAIVLTIPVPQVLQLKGTVAEILENNQEMKTKLSTVEYSSRYAVGLYYDQGAELNLPFKASYLKDDPVFRYIAVDNLRRNRPELPTSVVFHTSVPFGLKHVELSIPEAEPILKEAIQRSFPGLPEPKAFKCQKWRYSQVTKSYEDQPGVLELAQEPPLLVGGDGFTHSNLDGCISSARKVVQHLVSKTAML, encoded by the exons ATGATTAGCACTAAAATGCCTAAAATATTGATCGCTGGTAGTGGAATTACAGGAAGTTTAGTGGCAGCCTCACTACTCcagcaagcaaaagaaaatgttgctAATCAATTACAACTATCTATCTGGGAAAAAGCCAAAGGCACTG GTGGTCGCATGTCTACCAGTCGAAGTCCTCACAACAGCTCATGTGTCGCTGATTTGGGAGCTCAGTACATAACATGCAAACCTTATTATGCCCAAGAACACAGCAA agaATATGAAGAGCTATTGTCCAAAGGAGTTTTAGAGCCATTAAAGATTAGCATCAATAATTGTCATGAGCATGAACCAGGAACGAAGCATTATGTTGCACCAAATGGAATGAGTTCAATTGCCAAATACTTTATTAGCCAATCTGGATGTCAACCGGAATTTGAACACCACATTTCTACAATTACTAAAGAGGATAATAAATG GTCTGTGTCAACTCTTCAAGGAAAAGTGGAACTATTTGATGCAATTGTATTGACAATCCCTGTTCCCCAAGTTCTGCAGTTAAAGGGCACAGTAGCAGAAATTCTTG aaaataatcaagaaatgaaaacaaaactttcaACTGTAGAATACAGTTCCCGTTACGCCGTTGGGTTGTATTATGATCAAGGTGCCGAGCTGAATTTACCGTTTAAGGCATCCTACTTGAAGGATGATCCCGTATTTCGTTATATCGCAGTTGACAATCTAAGACGAAATCGTC CTGAGCTTCCAACTTCGGTGGTATTCCACACGTCAGTCCCGTTTGGTTTGAAACACGTCGAGTTGAGTATTCCTGAAGCCGAACCTATTTTAAAAGAG GCTATACAGCGATCGTTTCCAGGTTTACCTGAACCGAAAGCATTTAAATGCCAAAAGTGGAGATACTCTCAG GTAACGAAATCGTACGAAGATCAGCCAGGTGTATTGGAGCTCGCCCAAGAGCCGCCTTTACTAGTCGGAGGGGACGGATTTACCCATTCGAACTTAGATGGTTGTATCTCGTCAGCCAGAAAGGTAGTCCAGCATCTTGTGTCTAAAACAGCCATGCTTTAA
- the LOC130695855 gene encoding uncharacterized protein LOC130695855, translating to MDKIIQQKDDQIMDLQAQLLQQHKILDNSKAKDAQSLSLQAQLGEKNKLERNSFQTVKEVFPNSNLTEHEDESALGEHSQLFSLPPDSVLNLNSVSAAQKES from the exons atggataagataatacaacaaaaggatg atcaaattatggacctgcaggctcaattattgcaacagcacaaaatattagataacagcaaagctaaggatg ctcaaagtttgagtctacaagctcagctaggggaaaagaacaaattggaacggaacagtttccaaacagtgaaggaggtttttccaaactcaaacctaactgaacatgaggatgaatcggcattaggcgaacacagtcag ttattcagtctaccacctgacagtgtgttaaatttaaattctgttagtgctgcacaaaaagaatcgtaa
- the LOC130695823 gene encoding protein glass-like codes for MEYSNGTAEAYRYHTPASYDTSAFVSQATAYCATSNLLPPAEDFHSASAARRFHPYLPAGDQSIVGPNAADNGHFRNGFSGPCDNQNGLVFEQQQADHIQTQHHFAPFADVYPPPSNIKTELNGGNETAEILDLDSHKVHVYQPPGTVMGLPPVPPHQHHHHTGGALAPTPPYTPATSVGSNSSSMGWMTPTPPLPSLAAPHPHEYRPNPFPTYDLPPMTVNTTNGNNTTPNSAPVAKSAPGWKPPANGPPAVGGGNHGGGSEARRPKTYNCEACNKWFTSSGHLKRHYNTTLHKNAIKASGGNSNGTTAAGEGRRSTTPSSRSTGTPTINSPAGSDEKTMDDMPVPRPSLNTSPKIIPSSPGNGDYRPPSQQAPPPLIHHQQLIQNGAAPLQSNISNYPPQQQQLNNSAMDAYRLPYSGPGNPSGSGMMTAGSSGPPPPGGHLPYYCPPPVSHSGYSSPYPQHAQQQQQQQHIYPQSNTMGYPPNSIAPPPSSNANVQQLGVGPTASSRGIMQQHYHHEQPFMNNNNTIMEHNKIGSNGVEFNSIDSDAFMIKSNESDCSAGGSDDSPVGSEDADLDMSDAEEPERSANIVMPAMNKTNGGAVKSRAVVADNGGTASVGSFKCTQCDKAFNRVCYLTQHNNTFHKGDKPFKCHMCGKRFPNAELFDQHQQKHAGDKPYKCPLCPKQFNHKTDLRRHMCLHTGQKPFMCQVCNKGFIRKDHMVKHVQTHTRRNALHSHPPASAS; via the coding sequence ATGGAATACTCCAACGGGACAGCAGAGGCCTACCGATATCATACACCGGCCTCGTATGACACATCAGCATTCGTCAGTCAAGCCACTGCATATTGCGCCACCAGCAATTTACTACCACCAGCTGAAGACTTTCATTCTGCAAGCGCAGCCCGTCGATTTCATCCTTATTTGCCAGCTGGTGATCAATCGATTGTGGGTCCCAATGCAGCCGATAACGGCCATTTTAGGAACGGATTCTCTGGTCCATGCGATAATCAAAATGGATTGGTTttcgaacaacaacaagcagATCATATCCAAACTCAACATCATTTCGCTCCGTTTGCCGACGTTTATCCGCCACCATCGAACATCAAAACGGAGCTGAATGGAGGCAATGAAACTGCAGAGATTCTCGATTTGGATTCTCATAAAGTTCACGTGTATCAACCGCCTGGAACTGTTATGGGTTTACCACCTGTTCCCCCTCAtcagcatcatcatcataccgGCGGGGCTCTGGCTCCTACGCCTCCATACACTCCAGCAACATCAGTCGGTTCGAATTCATCATCAATGGGCTGGATGACTCCTACACCGCCACTTCCGTCATTAGCTGCTCCACATCCGCATGAATATCGACCTAATCCATTTCCAACTTACGATTTGCCTCCTATGACTGTCAACACAACGAACGGCAACAATACAACGCCCAACAGCGCCCCGGTGGCGAAATCCGCCCCTGGATGGAAACCACCAGCCAATGGGCCACCTGCTGTAGGGGGAGGAAATCACGGGGGAGGTTCAGAGGCTCGTCGTCCCAAGACTTACAACTGTGAAGCTTGTAACAAATGGTTTACATCCAGCGGCCATCTTAAACGCCATTACAACACTACGCTTCACAAGAACGCCATTAAAGCATCCGGAGGGAATTCGAATGGAACGACGGCTGCAGGTGAGGGTCGCCGGTCGACCACACCGTCCAGTAGGAGTACTGGAACACCTACTATCAACAGTCCAGCTGGGTCGGATGAGAAAACGATGGACGATATGCCCGTACCGAGACCATCTCTCAACACCAGTCCTAAGATCATTCCATCATCACCTGGAAACGGGGATTACCGGCCACCTTCGCAGCAAGCACCGCCTCCCTTAATCCATCATCAGCAACTGATTCAGAATGGCGCTGCACCACTTCAGTCGAACATCAGTAACTACCCAcctcagcaacaacaactcAATAATTCTGCAATGGATGCATACCGTTTGCCTTATTCGGGACCTGGTAATCCATCCGGGTCGGGAATGATGACGGCTGGCTCTTCAGGTCCACCGCCGCCAGGTGGTCATTTACCTTATTACTGCCCTCCTCCTGTTAGCCATTCGGGCTATTCATCACCATATCCCCAGCATgctcaacagcaacaacaacaacaacacatcTACCCTCAATCCAACACAATGGGCTATCCCCCAAACTCCATTGCCCCGCCCCCTAGCAGCAACGCCAACGTTCAGCAGCTGGGGGTGGGGCCAACAGCCTCGTCCCGCGGAATCATGCAACAACATTACCATCACGAACAACCGTttatgaacaacaacaacacaataaTGGAACACAATAAAATTGGCAGCAATGGCGTCGAATTCAATTCGATCGATTCAGACGCTTTTATGATCAAATCCAACGAATCTGATTGCAGCGCAGGTGGAAGCGATGATTCGCCAGTCGGCAGTGAAGACGCTGATTTAGACATGAGTGATGCTGAAGAGCCGGAAAGATCAGCTAACATTGTTATGCCAGCAATGAACAAGACGAATGGAGGGGCCGTCAAGTCCCGCGCTGTTGTGGCCGACAATGGCGGAACGGCTTCGGTTGGAAGTTTCAAATGCACTCAATGTGACAAAGCGTTTAATCGCGTGTGTTACCTAACTCAGCACAATAATACTTTTCACAAAGGTGACAAGCCTTTTAAATGTCACATGTGTGGCAAACGATTTCCAAATGCGGAATTATTTGATCAACATCAGCAGAAACATGCAGGAGACAAACCGTACAAATGTCCGTTATGTCCTAAACAATTCAATCACAAGACGGACTTGAGGAGGCACATGTGTCTCCACACTGGCCAAAAACCATTCATGTGCCAAGTTTGCAATAAAGGATTCATCCGGAAGGATCATATGGTCAAACACGTCCAGACTCATACGAGACGCAACGCCCTGCATTCCCATCCACCGGCATCTGCATCATaa
- the LOC130695841 gene encoding metallophosphoesterase 1-like, with protein MNRYFLLVIFFPGLVFFFCEYLIYFFVQSSCDWPKLPQSNQSLRALILADTHLLGPYRGHWFDKLRREWQMSMSWLAANTLHSPDVAFFLGDIFDEGKWANQKQYEDYVERFKHVFPVNSPHRVLVGNHDVGFHYMMDEIKLNRFYKTFNLSSSDMLRLGGITFVTINSMAMEGDGCSICKEAEKRINSIASSLKNNEKPILLQHFPLFRKSDAVCEGEDSAPDEEKHTKFRPKLDCLSRTSSIWLLKSLKPRVVFSGHTHHSCVYNHNGVTEFSVPSFSWRNRNNPSYLLVTISPEQYAVFKCFMPQESTVIRVYTISLLVLIVTSLHLCLRRYRMRHIKML; from the exons atgAATCGTTACTTTCTCCTCGTGATATTTTTCCCGGgtctcgtcttctttttctgcgAATATTTAATTTACTTTTTCGTGCAGAGTTCT TGTGATTGGCCAAAATTGCCACAGAGCAATCAAAGTCTACGAGCTTTAATATTAGCTGATACTCATCTTTTAGGACCTTACCGAGGTCATTGGTTTGATAAGTTGAGAAGGGAGTGGCAGATGTCTATGAGTTGGTTGGCTGCAAATACACTCCATTCCCCTGATGTAGCATTCTTTCTTG GTGATATCTTTGATGAAGGCAAATGGGcaaatcaaaagcaatatgaAGATTATGTAGAGAGATTCAAGCATGTGTTTCCTGTCAACAGTCCTCATCGTGTTTTAGTAGGAAATCATGATGTTGGATTCCATTACAT GATGGATGAAATCAAGCTCAACAGATTCTATAAAACATTCAACCTGTCTTCCTCTGACATGCTCAGATTAGGAGGCATTACCTTTGTTACAATTAATAGCATGGCAATGGAAGGAGATGGATGCAGTATCTGTAAAGAAGCTGAGAAAAGGATAAATTCCATAGCAT CAAGTctcaaaaataatgaaaaaccAATCCTACTCCag CATTTCCCTCTATTTAGAAAATCTGACGCGGTTTGTGAAGGCGAAGATTCTGCACCAGACGAGGAAAAGCACACAAAATTTCGTCCGAAATTAGACTGCCTTTCCAGAACTTCATCGATTTGG TTGTTGAAAAGCCTGAAGCCACGGGTCGTTTTCTCTGGTCATACTCACCATAGTTGTGTTTATAATCACAATGGTGTGACAGAGTTTTCAGTTCCATCTTTTAGTTGGCGTAATCGCAATAATCCGAGCTACCTTTTG GTTACAATTTCTCCAGAACAATATGCAGTGTTTAAGTGCTTTATGCCTCAAGAATCAACCGTTATCAGAGTGTACACGATATCACTTTTGGTTTTGATTGTAACCAGTCTGCATCTTTGCCTCCGTCGATATCGAATGAGACACATCAAAATGTTGTGA